A genome region from Mycolicibacterium litorale includes the following:
- a CDS encoding oxygenase MpaB family protein, producing MTELAQNNTEVDDALPLGPQSLVWRYFGDNRMYLIGPRPAVLQNMLAELGQGVLDHSVFFSDTAARVKRSLPPIFMTVYGSEDDNEGFNVRDFHHNIKGEMTLPDGRVSRYHALDPETYFWAHATFVEQVLYFADTFVKKLSREEKERIYLESKTWYRRYGVSDRPMPATYAEFEKYWQRMLDDVLVAHSTAKYGVGYVTKGFPCPKGVHPLVWRVLSVGFNPLAAFLTTGGLPPQARQLLGLPWSERQERRYQRFAAFWRSRPVNWLWDRLPMSVRYNKFAQRGYANAA from the coding sequence ATGACGGAGCTGGCGCAGAACAACACCGAGGTCGACGACGCCCTGCCGCTGGGGCCGCAGTCCCTGGTCTGGCGGTACTTCGGGGACAACCGGATGTACCTGATCGGGCCGCGGCCCGCCGTGCTGCAGAACATGCTGGCCGAACTCGGGCAGGGCGTGCTGGACCACTCGGTGTTCTTCTCCGACACCGCCGCACGCGTCAAGCGCTCGCTGCCGCCGATCTTCATGACCGTCTACGGTTCCGAGGACGACAACGAGGGCTTCAACGTCCGCGACTTCCACCACAACATCAAGGGCGAGATGACCCTCCCCGATGGCCGGGTGTCGCGCTACCACGCGCTCGATCCGGAGACGTATTTCTGGGCGCACGCGACGTTCGTCGAGCAGGTGCTGTACTTCGCCGACACCTTCGTCAAGAAGCTGTCCCGCGAGGAGAAGGAGCGGATCTACCTCGAGTCCAAGACCTGGTACCGCCGCTACGGCGTCAGCGACCGGCCGATGCCGGCCACCTACGCCGAGTTCGAGAAGTACTGGCAGCGCATGCTCGACGACGTCCTCGTCGCCCACTCGACCGCCAAGTACGGCGTGGGGTACGTGACGAAGGGCTTCCCCTGCCCCAAGGGCGTGCATCCGCTGGTGTGGCGGGTGCTGTCGGTCGGGTTCAACCCGCTTGCGGCGTTCCTCACCACCGGCGGGCTGCCGCCCCAGGCCCGCCAACTGCTCGGGCTGCCGTGGAGTGAGCGCCAGGAGCGGCGGTATCAGCGTTTCGCGGCGTTCTGGCGGTCGCGTCCGGTGAACTGGCTGTGGGACCGGTTGCCGATGAGCGTGCGCTACAACAAGTTCGCTCAGCGGGGCTATGCCAACGCCGCCTGA
- the hemL gene encoding glutamate-1-semialdehyde 2,1-aminomutase, protein MGADHTATEKSARLFADACAVIPGGVNSPVRAFNAVGGTPRFITSANGYWLTDADGNRYVDLVCSWGPMILGHAHPAVVEAVQRAAADGLSYGAPTPSETELASEIIGRVAPVERLRLVNSGTEATMSAIRLARGFTGRPKIVKFSGCYHGHSDALLADAGSGVATLGLPSSPGVTGAATADTIVLPYNNVAAVEEVFDQVGDQIAAVITEASPGNMGAVPPEAGYNAALRRITADHGALLILDEVMTGFRVSRSGWYGIDPVDGDLFTFGKVMSGGLPAAAFGGRAEVMERLAPLGPVYQAGTLSGNPVAMAAGLATLRTADDAVYAALDKNADRLGGLLTDALTDAGVTHRVQRGGNMLSVFFSAEPVTDFATARASETWRFPPFFHALLEAGVYPPPSAFEAWFVSAALDDEAFDRIAAALPGAARAAAEATKPA, encoded by the coding sequence ATGGGTGCTGACCACACCGCGACCGAGAAGTCGGCGCGGCTGTTCGCCGATGCGTGCGCTGTCATCCCCGGCGGGGTCAACTCCCCGGTCCGGGCGTTCAACGCCGTCGGCGGCACGCCTCGCTTCATCACCTCGGCCAACGGCTACTGGCTGACCGACGCCGACGGCAACCGCTACGTCGACCTCGTCTGCTCGTGGGGCCCGATGATCCTCGGCCACGCCCACCCGGCCGTCGTGGAGGCGGTGCAGCGAGCCGCCGCCGACGGCCTCTCCTACGGCGCCCCGACCCCGTCGGAGACCGAGCTGGCGTCGGAGATCATCGGCCGCGTCGCACCCGTCGAACGGTTGCGTCTGGTCAACTCCGGCACCGAGGCCACGATGAGCGCGATCAGGTTGGCCCGCGGTTTCACCGGCCGCCCCAAGATCGTCAAGTTCTCCGGCTGCTACCACGGCCACAGCGATGCGCTGCTCGCCGACGCCGGATCCGGTGTCGCCACCCTCGGGCTGCCGTCGTCGCCCGGAGTGACCGGCGCCGCGACCGCCGACACCATCGTGCTGCCCTACAACAACGTGGCCGCGGTCGAAGAGGTCTTCGACCAGGTCGGCGACCAGATCGCCGCCGTCATCACCGAGGCCAGCCCCGGCAACATGGGTGCGGTGCCACCCGAAGCCGGCTACAACGCGGCGCTGCGCCGTATCACCGCCGACCACGGCGCGTTGCTGATCCTCGACGAGGTGATGACCGGATTCCGGGTCAGCCGTTCAGGCTGGTACGGCATCGACCCCGTCGACGGCGACCTGTTCACCTTCGGCAAGGTCATGAGCGGCGGCCTGCCCGCCGCGGCGTTCGGCGGCCGCGCCGAGGTGATGGAGCGCCTTGCGCCGCTCGGCCCGGTGTACCAGGCAGGCACGCTGTCGGGGAATCCCGTCGCGATGGCCGCCGGGCTCGCCACCCTGCGCACTGCTGACGACGCCGTGTACGCGGCACTCGACAAGAACGCCGACCGGCTGGGCGGCCTGCTCACCGATGCGCTGACCGATGCCGGCGTCACCCATCGCGTGCAGCGGGGCGGCAACATGCTGTCGGTGTTCTTCTCCGCCGAACCGGTCACCGACTTCGCGACCGCCCGCGCCAGCGAGACGTGGCGGTTCCCGCCGTTCTTCCACGCGCTGCTCGAGGCGGGCGTATACCCACCGCCCAGCGCCTTCGAGGCGTGGTTCGTCTCGGCGGCCCTCGACGACGAGGCGTTCGACCGCATCGCCGCCGCCCTGCCGGGCGCGGCCCGCGCCGCAGCGGAAGCGACGAAGCCGGCATGA
- a CDS encoding pyridoxamine 5'-phosphate oxidase family protein, which translates to MAHSIVWASAATVDANCRPRSRVLHPIWEWDGTDLFGWIATVPSPVKRAHLSAHPEMSLNYWAPSQDTCSADCLVEWYTDDDTRVTVWEKFANGPAPVGYDPYVIPQWSDGPTSDQFAALRLTPYRLRVMPASVMTQGVGEVLTWQGRLP; encoded by the coding sequence ATGGCGCACTCCATCGTGTGGGCGTCGGCGGCGACTGTCGACGCCAACTGCCGGCCGCGATCCCGGGTGCTGCACCCGATCTGGGAGTGGGACGGCACCGACCTGTTCGGCTGGATCGCGACCGTGCCCTCCCCGGTCAAGCGCGCACACCTCAGCGCGCACCCCGAGATGTCGCTGAACTACTGGGCGCCCAGCCAGGACACCTGCAGCGCGGACTGCCTGGTCGAGTGGTACACCGACGACGACACCCGTGTCACCGTGTGGGAGAAGTTCGCCAACGGGCCCGCGCCCGTGGGCTACGACCCCTACGTGATCCCCCAGTGGAGTGACGGCCCGACCTCCGATCAGTTCGCCGCGCTGCGCCTCACCCCCTACCGGCTACGGGTGATGCCCGCGAGCGTGATGACCCAGGGCGTCGGCGAGGTATTGACCTGGCAGGGCCGGCTGCCCTGA
- a CDS encoding DUF3093 domain-containing protein: protein MTVPTDERLFYEPGASWAWLLAGPAAAGAMLAIQISAGYGLQPLVPGLFLVLVSGFLAIQVKAARIHTSVELTRDTLRQGVETTRLAEIVAVYPPATGSEVPKWQSARALGELTGVPRGRTGIGLKLSNNRTAQAWARRHMKLREELTRLVEERVP, encoded by the coding sequence ATGACCGTTCCGACCGACGAGCGGCTGTTCTACGAACCGGGCGCCAGCTGGGCGTGGCTGCTCGCCGGACCCGCGGCGGCCGGGGCGATGCTGGCGATCCAGATCTCCGCCGGATACGGGTTGCAGCCGCTCGTGCCGGGGCTGTTCCTGGTCCTCGTGTCGGGCTTTCTGGCCATCCAGGTGAAGGCCGCGCGCATCCACACCTCCGTCGAGTTGACGCGCGACACGCTGCGCCAGGGCGTCGAGACCACCAGGTTGGCCGAGATCGTCGCGGTGTATCCGCCCGCGACGGGTTCCGAGGTGCCGAAGTGGCAGTCGGCGAGGGCGCTCGGCGAGCTGACCGGAGTCCCGCGCGGACGCACCGGCATCGGGTTGAAGCTGTCGAACAACCGGACGGCGCAGGCGTGGGCGCGGCGGCACATGAAGCTGCGCGAAGAGCTGACCCGGCTCGTCGAAGAACGGGTGCCGTGA
- a CDS encoding histidine phosphatase family protein has translation MSDVKTVVHVMRHGEVHNPDGILYGRLPDYHLSERGRAQAERVASWLAGRDIVYVVASPLERAQETAGPIAAAHGLSIDTDDELIESLNVFQGKRVSPGDGALRNPVNWRHLRNPRTPSWGEPYSEIAARMTAALHRAREKAAGHEAVCVSHQLPVETLRRSMTGQPLHHFPTRRLCNLASLTSFYFHGDTYVGWGYAELAGQ, from the coding sequence ATGAGCGACGTGAAGACCGTCGTGCACGTGATGCGGCACGGCGAGGTGCACAATCCCGACGGCATCCTCTACGGCCGGCTCCCGGACTACCACCTGTCCGAGCGCGGCCGCGCGCAGGCCGAGCGGGTCGCCTCCTGGCTGGCCGGCCGCGACATCGTGTACGTCGTGGCCTCACCGTTGGAACGGGCGCAGGAGACTGCCGGCCCGATCGCCGCGGCTCACGGTCTGTCCATCGACACCGACGACGAACTGATCGAATCGCTCAACGTCTTCCAGGGCAAACGGGTCTCACCCGGTGACGGCGCCCTGCGCAATCCGGTGAACTGGCGTCATCTGCGCAACCCGCGCACCCCGTCGTGGGGTGAGCCCTACAGCGAGATCGCCGCGCGGATGACCGCCGCGCTGCACCGGGCGCGGGAGAAGGCCGCCGGCCACGAGGCGGTGTGCGTCAGCCACCAGCTTCCGGTGGAGACGCTGCGCCGATCGATGACCGGCCAGCCCCTGCACCACTTCCCGACCAGGCGGCTGTGCAACCTCGCCTCGCTCACCTCGTTCTATTTCCACGGGGACACCTATGTCGGCTGGGGATACGCGGAGCTGGCCGGACAGTGA
- a CDS encoding TlpA disulfide reductase family protein — protein sequence MVALAGCSTGDDAVAQGGTFEFVAPGGKTDIFYDPPADRGRPGPLSGPDLLDPDKALSLDDFAGQVVVINVWGQWCAPCRTEIGELQQVYDATRGDGVAFLGIDVRDNNRDAAVDFVRDRGITFPSIYDPPMRTMIAFGGKYPTTVIPSTVVLDREHRVAAVFLRELLAEDLQPVVERLAAEKAPDPRPEPQS from the coding sequence ATGGTCGCGCTCGCCGGCTGCTCCACCGGTGACGACGCCGTCGCGCAGGGCGGCACCTTCGAATTCGTGGCGCCCGGAGGCAAGACCGACATTTTCTACGATCCGCCCGCCGACCGCGGCCGGCCCGGCCCGCTGTCCGGCCCGGACCTGCTCGACCCGGACAAGGCGCTGTCCCTCGACGATTTCGCGGGCCAGGTCGTGGTGATCAACGTGTGGGGTCAGTGGTGCGCGCCGTGCCGCACCGAGATCGGCGAGCTGCAGCAGGTCTACGACGCCACCCGCGGCGACGGTGTCGCGTTCCTCGGCATCGACGTCCGCGACAACAACCGTGACGCGGCCGTCGACTTCGTCCGCGACCGCGGCATCACGTTCCCGTCCATCTACGACCCGCCGATGCGCACGATGATCGCGTTCGGCGGTAAGTACCCGACGACGGTCATCCCGTCGACGGTCGTCCTCGACCGGGAGCACCGGGTCGCGGCGGTGTTCCTGCGCGAGCTGCTCGCCGAGGATCTGCAGCCGGTCGTCGAACGCCTCGCCGCCGAGAAGGCGCCAGACCCGCGACCGGAGCCGCAGTCGTGA
- the resB gene encoding cytochrome c biogenesis protein ResB, which produces MRRMLAYARNTWRTLTSMGTALVLLFLLALAAIPGALLPQRSLNETKVAEYIAEHPTLGPWLDRVQAFDVFSSFWFTAIYVLLFISLVGCLTPRLVEHVRSLRTVPVPAPRNLGRLPKHHIAQVAGEPQQVAASMSEQLRGWRKVTRTNEGTTEISAEKGYLREFGNIVFHFSLLGLLVAIAAGKLFSYEGNVIVIADGGPGFCSASPAAFDSFRAGNTVDGTSLYPICLKVNDFQADYLDNGQATSFSADIEYQAGDDLDTGTWRPYELKVNEPLRVGGDRVYLQGHGYAPTFTVTFPDGQTRTQTLQWRPDDQITFLSSGVMRFDPPAGTYPDADERRKNQLAIQGLFAPTQLLHGTLLSSSFPAMRDPGVAIDIYRGDTGLDSGRPQNIFTLDERLIGQGRLTREARVNLSAGAETRLDDGTVVRFDGAVPFVSVQVSHDPAQIWVLVFAMTMMAGLVVSLIVRRRRVWVRITPAGPGTVGVELGGLARTDNSGWGEEFERLTVRLLSGHPDAGHADTQADAVSGEKVT; this is translated from the coding sequence ATGCGCCGGATGCTCGCGTACGCGCGCAACACCTGGCGGACCCTGACGTCGATGGGCACCGCGCTGGTGCTGCTGTTCCTGCTGGCGCTCGCGGCGATCCCGGGCGCCCTGCTGCCGCAACGCAGCCTCAACGAGACGAAGGTCGCCGAGTACATCGCCGAACACCCCACGCTCGGGCCGTGGCTGGACCGCGTGCAGGCCTTCGACGTGTTCTCGAGTTTCTGGTTCACCGCGATCTACGTGCTGCTGTTCATCTCGCTGGTGGGTTGCCTGACGCCGCGGCTCGTCGAGCACGTCCGCAGCCTCCGGACGGTCCCGGTGCCCGCCCCGCGCAACCTCGGCCGGCTACCGAAACACCACATCGCGCAGGTCGCCGGCGAGCCGCAGCAGGTGGCGGCGTCGATGAGCGAACAGCTCAGGGGGTGGCGCAAGGTCACCCGCACCAACGAGGGAACGACCGAGATCTCCGCCGAGAAGGGCTATCTGCGCGAGTTCGGCAACATCGTGTTCCACTTCTCGCTGCTCGGTCTGCTGGTGGCGATCGCCGCGGGCAAGTTGTTCAGCTATGAGGGCAACGTCATCGTCATCGCCGACGGCGGCCCGGGCTTCTGCTCGGCCTCACCCGCCGCGTTCGACTCGTTCCGGGCGGGCAACACCGTCGACGGCACCTCGCTGTATCCGATCTGCCTGAAGGTGAACGACTTCCAGGCCGACTATCTGGACAACGGACAGGCCACGTCGTTCTCCGCCGACATCGAGTACCAGGCCGGCGACGACCTGGACACCGGAACGTGGCGGCCCTACGAGCTCAAGGTGAACGAACCGCTTCGCGTCGGCGGCGACCGGGTCTACCTCCAGGGCCACGGGTATGCGCCGACGTTCACCGTCACGTTCCCCGACGGGCAGACCCGCACCCAGACGCTGCAGTGGCGGCCCGACGACCAGATCACCTTCCTGTCGTCGGGGGTGATGCGCTTCGACCCGCCGGCCGGCACCTATCCCGACGCCGACGAACGCCGCAAGAACCAGCTCGCCATCCAGGGGCTGTTCGCGCCGACCCAGCTGCTGCACGGCACGCTGCTGTCGTCGAGCTTCCCGGCGATGCGCGACCCCGGCGTCGCGATCGACATCTACCGCGGCGACACGGGACTCGACTCCGGCCGCCCGCAGAACATCTTCACCCTCGACGAGCGGCTGATCGGTCAGGGCCGGCTCACCCGCGAGGCGCGGGTCAACCTCAGTGCCGGTGCCGAGACCCGGCTCGACGACGGCACCGTGGTCCGGTTCGACGGCGCTGTTCCGTTCGTCAGCGTCCAGGTATCCCACGATCCGGCACAGATCTGGGTGCTGGTCTTCGCGATGACGATGATGGCGGGTCTCGTTGTCTCGCTCATCGTGCGCCGCCGCCGGGTCTGGGTTCGGATCACCCCGGCGGGTCCGGGTACCGTTGGCGTCGAATTGGGCGGGCTGGCCCGCACCGACAACTCCGGGTGGGGCGAGGAGTTCGAGCGGCTGACGGTGCGGCTGTTGTCCGGCCACCCCGACGCTGGCCACGCCGACACGCAAGCCGACGCCGTGTCAGGAGAGAAGGTCACATGA
- a CDS encoding cytochrome c biogenesis CcdA family protein → MTGFAEVAAAGPVVLALGVCVLAGLVSFASPCVVPLVPGYLSYLAAVVGVDPEQADTQPGAVAVRTRRLKVAGAAALFVAGFTAVFLLGTVAVLGMTTTLITNQLVLQRIGGVVTILMGLVFVGLVPALQRQARFTPRQLSTVAGAPLLGAVFALGWTPCLGPTLTGVITVASATDGASVARGVALVIAYCLGLGIPFVLLAFGSARAVQGMGWLRRHTRTIQIFGGVLLLIVGTALVTGLWNDFVSWVRDAFVSDVRLPI, encoded by the coding sequence GTGACGGGGTTCGCCGAGGTCGCCGCGGCCGGGCCGGTCGTCCTGGCGCTGGGGGTCTGCGTCCTAGCCGGGCTGGTGTCGTTCGCCTCGCCGTGCGTGGTGCCGCTGGTGCCGGGCTATCTGTCGTATCTCGCGGCCGTGGTGGGCGTCGACCCCGAGCAGGCCGACACGCAGCCGGGCGCGGTCGCCGTGCGCACGCGGCGGCTCAAAGTGGCCGGCGCCGCCGCCCTGTTCGTCGCCGGGTTCACCGCGGTGTTCCTGCTCGGCACCGTCGCGGTGCTCGGGATGACCACCACGCTGATCACCAATCAGCTTGTGCTGCAACGCATCGGCGGCGTCGTCACGATCCTCATGGGGCTGGTCTTCGTCGGGCTCGTTCCCGCACTGCAGCGGCAGGCCCGGTTCACCCCGCGTCAGCTGTCCACCGTCGCCGGCGCACCGCTGTTGGGCGCGGTGTTCGCGCTGGGCTGGACGCCGTGCCTCGGCCCGACGCTGACCGGTGTCATCACCGTCGCCTCGGCCACCGACGGCGCGAGCGTGGCCCGCGGGGTGGCGCTGGTCATCGCGTACTGCCTGGGGCTCGGAATTCCCTTCGTGCTGCTGGCCTTCGGTTCGGCGCGCGCGGTGCAGGGCATGGGCTGGCTGCGCCGCCACACCCGCACCATCCAGATCTTCGGGGGAGTGCTGCTGCTCATCGTGGGCACCGCCCTGGTGACGGGATTGTGGAACGACTTCGTGTCCTGGGTGCGCGACGCGTTCGTCAGCGACGTGAGGCTGCCGATCTGA
- a CDS encoding TetR/AcrR family transcriptional regulator, giving the protein MPTPPDSATEAILDAAVAEFERHGFRRVALDDVARRAGVSRTTIYRRFANRDELVGAVVERENVALFADIARELKQAAPQANYYVEAFTLSILKFRGHRILNGMLAEDPGFVLALAHRHWAAAVERMAEALRVIFPAGFAERIGPRAVNELADVILRYAAMVLLLPSMQPLDTADELRAFATQHFLPSLPAALRAVPA; this is encoded by the coding sequence ATGCCAACGCCGCCTGATTCCGCCACCGAGGCGATCCTCGACGCCGCCGTCGCCGAGTTCGAGCGGCACGGCTTCCGCCGGGTCGCCCTCGACGACGTCGCCCGGCGGGCGGGCGTCAGCCGCACCACGATCTACCGGCGCTTCGCCAACCGCGACGAACTGGTCGGCGCCGTGGTCGAGCGGGAGAACGTCGCGCTGTTCGCCGACATCGCCCGTGAGCTGAAACAAGCCGCGCCGCAAGCGAATTACTATGTCGAGGCGTTCACGCTGTCCATTCTGAAGTTCCGCGGACACCGGATCCTCAACGGCATGCTCGCCGAGGATCCCGGGTTCGTGCTCGCCCTGGCCCACCGGCACTGGGCGGCGGCCGTCGAGCGGATGGCCGAGGCGTTGCGCGTCATCTTCCCGGCCGGCTTCGCCGAGCGGATCGGTCCGCGCGCGGTCAACGAACTCGCCGACGTCATCCTGCGCTACGCCGCGATGGTGCTGCTACTGCCCAGCATGCAGCCGCTCGACACCGCTGACGAACTCCGCGCGTTCGCCACGCAGCACTTCCTGCCGAGCCTGCCCGCCGCACTGAGAGCTGTACCGGCGTAA
- the hemB gene encoding porphobilinogen synthase, with the protein MRQRPRRLRSTPAMRRLVAETSLEPRHLVLPMFVADGIDEPRPISSMPGVVQHTRDSLRRAAADAVAAGVGGLMMFGVPRDEDKDPRGSIGIDADGILNIALRDLAKDLGDDTVIMADTCLDEFTDHGHCGVLDDRGRVDNDATNQQYVRLAVAQAQSGAHVVAPSGMMDGQVAAIRDGLDAAGHSDVAILAYAAKFASAFYGPFREAVGSSLQGDRRTYQQDSGNAREAIREIELDIAEGADMVMVKPAMSYLDVVRACADISPVPVAAYQISGEYAMISAAAANGWIDLRASALEALVGIRRAGADIVLTYWAAEAAGWLA; encoded by the coding sequence ATGCGTCAGCGTCCACGCAGGTTGCGTTCGACGCCGGCGATGCGCCGGCTCGTCGCTGAAACTTCATTGGAGCCACGGCATCTCGTGCTGCCGATGTTCGTCGCCGACGGCATCGACGAGCCGCGGCCCATCTCGTCGATGCCCGGGGTGGTGCAGCACACGCGTGACTCCCTGCGCCGCGCGGCCGCGGACGCGGTGGCCGCCGGGGTGGGTGGGCTCATGATGTTCGGAGTGCCGCGCGACGAGGACAAGGACCCCCGCGGTTCGATCGGCATCGACGCGGACGGCATCCTCAACATCGCCCTGCGGGACCTGGCCAAGGATCTCGGCGACGACACCGTGATCATGGCCGACACCTGTCTCGACGAGTTCACCGATCACGGACACTGCGGTGTACTCGACGACCGCGGCCGGGTCGACAATGATGCGACCAATCAGCAGTACGTGAGACTGGCTGTGGCGCAAGCACAGTCGGGTGCCCACGTGGTGGCTCCGAGCGGGATGATGGACGGTCAGGTGGCCGCGATCCGCGACGGGCTGGATGCCGCAGGGCACTCGGACGTGGCGATCCTGGCGTACGCGGCGAAGTTCGCCTCGGCGTTCTACGGTCCGTTCCGCGAGGCCGTCGGGTCCAGCCTGCAGGGCGACCGCCGGACATACCAGCAGGACAGCGGCAACGCCCGGGAGGCGATTCGCGAGATCGAACTCGACATCGCCGAGGGCGCCGACATGGTGATGGTCAAACCGGCCATGTCCTATCTCGACGTCGTGCGGGCGTGCGCCGACATCTCGCCGGTGCCGGTCGCCGCGTATCAGATCTCGGGTGAGTACGCGATGATCAGCGCCGCCGCCGCCAACGGCTGGATCGATCTGCGGGCCTCCGCGCTGGAAGCGCTCGTCGGGATCCGGCGCGCCGGCGCCGACATCGTGCTGACCTACTGGGCGGCCGAGGCCGCCGGCTGGCTGGCATGA
- a CDS encoding APH(3'') family aminoglycoside O-phosphotransferase → MADWLPVTTGESGARVFRSADGTRYRKVVDTSGVAALADERERIGWADAHGIPGPTVLDWQCTEAGAEMITSAVVGTPADHLCPGDLAAAWPAVVAAVGALHAIPVSACPYRRDLDAMLARARDIVARDAVNRDFLSDEDRSVPGARLLERVERDVARRRAEERADAVVCHGDLCLPNIIVDGAEVAGFVDLGRLGVADPHADLSLLLESTRQSFPDIAEETRAVADERYPRHIDDARLEFYLRLDPLTW, encoded by the coding sequence GTGGCTGACTGGCTGCCGGTCACCACCGGAGAATCCGGCGCGCGGGTGTTCCGCAGCGCGGACGGTACGCGATACCGCAAGGTGGTCGACACCAGCGGCGTCGCGGCGCTGGCCGACGAACGGGAGCGCATCGGCTGGGCGGATGCCCACGGGATCCCAGGCCCCACGGTGCTGGACTGGCAGTGCACGGAGGCCGGGGCGGAGATGATCACCAGCGCGGTCGTCGGGACACCCGCCGACCACCTGTGCCCAGGCGACCTGGCCGCCGCCTGGCCCGCAGTCGTGGCAGCCGTCGGGGCCCTTCACGCCATCCCGGTCTCCGCGTGCCCGTACCGCCGAGATCTCGATGCCATGCTGGCGCGGGCCCGCGACATCGTCGCCCGCGACGCGGTCAACCGCGACTTCCTGTCCGACGAGGATCGATCGGTCCCCGGGGCGCGGCTGCTGGAGCGGGTCGAACGCGACGTGGCGCGGCGACGTGCCGAGGAACGGGCGGACGCCGTCGTCTGTCACGGTGACCTGTGTCTGCCGAACATCATCGTCGACGGCGCGGAGGTGGCGGGGTTCGTCGACCTGGGCCGCCTCGGCGTGGCGGACCCGCACGCCGATCTCTCGCTGCTTCTGGAGAGCACCAGGCAGAGTTTCCCGGACATCGCGGAGGAGACCCGGGCGGTGGCCGATGAGCGTTACCCGCGGCACATCGACGACGCCCGCCTGGAGTTCTACCTCCGGCTGGATCCGTTGACCTGGTGA